In the Nerophis ophidion isolate RoL-2023_Sa linkage group LG01, RoL_Noph_v1.0, whole genome shotgun sequence genome, one interval contains:
- the LOC133548443 gene encoding piggyBac transposable element-derived protein 3-like isoform X1, producing MDDYCYAKMATSGKKEHEPESPTEIKTKNEDIQQLIGNPEEVSPQSGGSSTLKQETPQPPCIKKEEEELCITQEGECLLGREEADYTKFPLSILSVKTEDDEENPQFDNLLAPLSDSEAEDEVEEPLSSDTDCEGDMRTHIDNKHSECSTKKRERISVHQAMQLLGLIDEDNSDIDLSDNDNPNLDANYQPSAQEESSSDDEDPIPEPIEHSRGHKRCRGADNGTESTGMGSSHTPRRRCRTVSTDHGDDDSEEPTPGPSQTKENRKEESKQGRGIRWKATPLTPNLAEYQHEDKTDLDRHGWTPLEYFDQYIDRDLMTLISECSNAMSLSRSGEPLNMSVDEVYHFFGACILMSCIPYPTIRMYWSKAFKITAITDRFTRVRFFKVRGAIKVVVDDDVPEDLKMSDKFWKVRPFLERILRGCRSLTRPDCTSIDEQMIPFTGACPYRQYLPMKPNPVGIKNFVCATEDGIVLDFELYQGSQSLIEKVEEPEGLGLGSLVIERLCQTLKPGTKVYCDRFFTTIKGAQRMMEKDLYITGTIMKKRLAGANDKLPSDKAMKSAGRGTSSEVSAEDGKLCVVKWYDNKPVLLMSVVHGTQPEDSCQCWDKKLKQYVTVSRPSIVREYNTKMGGVHLMDRMISYYRMSTRTKKWTMRVVMQFTDLALANSWLLYRKDHAIFAGPRTKPIQFLEFRMEVANILLAQHHGADADLSEQSEEEDAHQGVKRHVTQVPHVSVRRRANAHLPEMISLKNAMRCRQPGCTGRTRVRCVTCKVFLCLQTERNCYSAFHR from the exons ACATCCAGCAGCTGATTGGTAATCCAGAAGAAGTTTCccctcagtcaggggggagctccactttgaagcaggagactccacaaccaccctgcattaaaaaggaagaggaggaactctgcatcactcaggagggagagtgtcttctaggacgagaggaagctgattacaccaagtttccactgagtattctctctgtgaagactgaagacgaTGAAGAGAATCCACAATTCGataacctcttagctccactatcagatagtgaggctgaagacgaggttgaagaacctttgagcagcgatacagactgtgaaggtgatatgaggactcacattgacaacaaacactctgaatgTTCTACAAAGAAGAGAG AGCGTATATCTGTGCACCAAGCGATGCAGCTACTCGGGTTGATTGATGAAGACAACTCCGATATAGACCTGTCTGACAATGATAATCCCAACCTGGATGCAAATTACCAACCATCAGCACAGGAGGAAAGCAGCAGTGACGATGAAGACCCCATTCCTGAGCCCATAGAGCACAGCAGAGGACATAAACGTTGCCGTGGTGCAGACAATG GGACAGAGAGTACAGGGATGGGTTCATCCCACACTCCCAGACGTCGATGTCGAACTGTATCGACTGATCATGGAGACGATGACTCGGAGGAGCCAACACCAGGACCAAGCCAAACCAAAGAAAATAGAAAGGAAGAGTCCAAACAAg GACGTGGAATACGTTGGAAGGCTACTCCATTGACGCCAAACCTTGCAGAGTATCAGCACGAGGACAAAACTGATCTGGACAGACATGGCTGGACCCCACTAGAGTATTTTGACCAGTACATCGATAGAGATCTGATGACGCTGATTTCGGAATGTTCCAATGCCATGTCACTGTCCAGGAGTGGGGAACCACTCAACATGTCAGTCGACGAGGTCTACCACTTTTTTGGTGCCTGTATTTTAATGTCTTGCATCCCGTACCCAACCATTAGGATGTATTGGTCCAAAGCCTTTAAAATCACTGCCATCACTGACAGATTCACGCGGGTCAGGTTCTTCAAAGTGAGGGGAGCAATAAAAGTGGTCGTTGACGATGACGTGCCTGAAGATCTGAAGATGTCTGACAAATTCTGGAAGGTGAGGCCTTTTCTGGAGCGGATTCTGCGAGGCTGCAGGTCTCTGACTCGACCTGATTGCACATCTATCGATGAGCAAATGATACCTTTCACGGGAGCCTGTCCGTACAGACAATATCTACCAATGAAGCCCAACCCAGTTGGCATAAAGAACTTTGTGTGTGCTACTGAAGATGGCATTGTGCTGGACTTTGAGCTCTATCAAGGTTCACAATCACTGATCGAGAAGGTCGAAGAACCCGAGGGCTTGGGCTTGGGAAGCCTAGTCATCGAGCGTCTTTGTCAAACCCTGAAACCCGGCACAAAAGTGTACTGTGACCGGTTCTTCACCACCATCAAAGGTGCGCAACGAATGATGGAGAAGGACCTGTACATAACTGGCACAATAATGAAGAAACGACTCGCTGGAGCGAACGACAAGTTGCCCAGTGACAAAGCCATGAAAAGCGCAGGGAGAGGTACCTCATCAGAAGTGTCCGCTGAGGATGGAAAGCTGTGTGTAGTGAAATGGTACGACAACAAGCCGGTATTGCTGATGTCTGTTGTTCACGGTACACAGCCTGAGGACAGCTGCCAGTGCTGGGACAAGAAGTTGAAACAATATGTCACCGTCTCTCGACCAAGCATCGTCCGTGAGTACAACACCAAGATGGGTGGAGTTCACCTGATGGATCGAATGATCAGTTACTATCGCATGAGCACCCGTACGAAGAAGTGGACAATGCGGGTGGTCATGCAATTCACGGATCTGGCGTTAGCCAACAGCTGGCTACTCTACCGCAAAGACCATGCGATTTTTGCTGGACCAAGGACGAAGCCCATCCAGTTCCTTGAGTTCCGTATGGAAGTGGCAAATATCCTCTTGGCCCAGCATCACGGGGCAGATGCTGACCTGTCGGAACAATCCGAGGAAGAAGATGCGCATCAAGGGGTAAAACGCCACGTGACACAGGTGCCCCATGTCTCGGTGCGCAGGAGGGCTAATGCCCACCTCCCAGAGATGATAAGCCTGAAGAATGCCATGCGCTGCAGACAACCGGGCTGCACGGGAAGAACTCGAGTGCGTTGTGTGACCTGCAAGGTGTTCTTGTGCTTGCAAACAGAACGCAACTGTTACTCAGCCTTTCACAGATAG